From the genome of Pelomonas sp. SE-A7, one region includes:
- a CDS encoding aspartate kinase: protein MALIVHKYGGTSMGSTDRIRNVAKRVAKWARAGHQMVVVPSAMSGETNRLLGLAKELSPSTHSASLARELDMIASTGEQVSVGLLAIALQAEGVEAVSYTGWQVPVATDSSYTKARIESIDDKRIRADLAAGKVVVITGFQGVDEDMNITTLGRGGSDTSAVAIAAAVKADECLIYTDVDGVYTTDPRIVPEARRLHTISFEEMLEMASLGSKILQIRSVEFAGKYRVPLRVLSSFTPWDIDINEEAKSGTLISFEEDENMEQAVVSGIAFNRDEAKVTLLGVPDKPGIAFQILGPVAEANIDVDVIIQNVSQDGKTDFSFTVHRNDYQRAIELLEKTVGPAVQAAKVMGDAKICKVSIVGIGMRSHVGVASKMFRSLSEEGINIQMISTSEIKTSVVIDEKYMELAVRALHKAFELDQEVSA from the coding sequence ATGGCACTGATAGTTCACAAGTACGGCGGCACGTCGATGGGTTCCACCGACCGCATCCGCAACGTCGCCAAGCGCGTCGCCAAATGGGCGCGAGCCGGCCATCAGATGGTGGTCGTGCCCTCGGCCATGAGTGGCGAGACCAACCGCCTGCTGGGCCTGGCCAAGGAGTTGTCGCCGTCCACGCATTCGGCCTCGCTGGCGCGTGAGCTGGACATGATTGCCTCCACCGGCGAGCAGGTCTCGGTCGGGCTGCTGGCCATCGCGCTGCAGGCCGAAGGCGTCGAGGCGGTCAGCTACACCGGCTGGCAGGTGCCGGTGGCGACCGACTCCTCGTACACCAAGGCCCGCATCGAGAGCATCGACGACAAGCGCATCCGTGCCGACCTGGCTGCGGGCAAGGTGGTGGTGATCACCGGCTTCCAGGGCGTGGACGAGGACATGAACATCACGACCCTGGGTCGTGGCGGCTCCGACACCTCGGCCGTGGCCATCGCCGCTGCGGTCAAGGCCGATGAATGCCTGATCTATACCGACGTGGACGGCGTCTACACCACCGACCCGCGCATCGTGCCCGAGGCGCGCCGCCTGCACACCATCAGCTTCGAAGAGATGCTGGAGATGGCTTCGCTGGGCTCCAAGATCCTGCAGATCCGCTCGGTCGAGTTCGCCGGCAAGTACCGCGTGCCGCTGCGCGTGCTGTCCAGCTTCACGCCCTGGGACATCGACATCAACGAGGAAGCCAAGTCCGGCACCTTGATCAGTTTTGAAGAGGACGAAAACATGGAACAAGCCGTCGTGTCCGGCATCGCCTTCAACCGTGACGAAGCCAAGGTGACCCTGCTGGGCGTGCCCGACAAGCCCGGCATCGCGTTCCAGATCCTGGGCCCGGTGGCCGAGGCCAACATCGATGTGGACGTGATCATCCAGAACGTCTCGCAGGACGGCAAGACCGACTTCTCGTTCACGGTGCACCGCAACGACTACCAGCGCGCCATCGAGCTGCTCGAGAAGACCGTGGGCCCTGCCGTGCAGGCCGCCAAGGTCATGGGAGATGCCAAGATCTGCAAGGTCTCCATCGTCGGCATCGGCATGCGCTCGCATGTGGGCGTGGCTTCCAAGATGTTCCGCTCGCTGAGCGAGGAGGGCATCAACATCCAGATGATCTCCACCAGCGAGATCAAGACCTCGGTGGTGATCGACGAGAAGTACATGGAACTGGCCGTGCGCGCCCTGCACAAGGCCTTTGAACTGGACCAGGAAGTTTCGGCCTGA
- the tilS gene encoding tRNA lysidine(34) synthetase TilS encodes MAVAYSGGRDSTALLHATARSARELGLRVLALHVHHGLSRHADDWLLHCRAQCEHWHADGLPVSFLAHRLNGAPAPGQSVEAWAREGRYEALQTLATEQGATLLLLAQHRRDQAETFMLQALRGVGAAGLAAMPAEQTRDGLVWARPWLERPREAIEAYLAEQGLSFIEDDSNADERYARNRLRLAVWPALGNAFPQAEAALAQSAAWAQQALDLQREMAALDLAGLLDDAGLDWAGLRQLSEARASNALRAWLQAELGEAAPASLVKRLLIEAREEGAWPCSDGMLRLYRGRLSFELMAEPPTEARPVIQLDLSRPGLYPQPGWQGSWQVAPSATEGASEDVLRCLNMRERSGGEQFQRGPKGLPRSLKKCFQTEGVPAWRRQGPLLFSGEQLLFVPGLGIDGRSLASGTAPRLQLHWIPDVAP; translated from the coding sequence GTGGCCGTTGCCTACAGCGGCGGCCGCGATTCCACTGCGCTTCTTCATGCGACCGCCCGCAGCGCCCGTGAACTGGGTCTGCGGGTGCTTGCCTTGCATGTCCACCATGGACTGAGTCGCCATGCCGACGACTGGCTGCTGCATTGCCGCGCCCAGTGCGAACACTGGCATGCGGATGGTCTGCCGGTCTCCTTTCTTGCCCACCGGCTGAACGGTGCTCCCGCACCAGGCCAGAGCGTGGAAGCCTGGGCTCGCGAAGGGCGCTATGAGGCGCTGCAGACCCTGGCGACTGAGCAGGGGGCGACGCTGCTGCTGCTGGCCCAGCACCGGCGGGACCAGGCCGAGACCTTCATGCTGCAGGCCCTGCGCGGCGTTGGCGCTGCCGGGCTGGCAGCAATGCCGGCGGAACAGACCCGCGATGGCTTGGTCTGGGCCAGACCCTGGCTCGAGCGGCCCCGCGAGGCCATCGAGGCCTATCTCGCCGAACAGGGTCTCAGCTTCATAGAAGACGACAGCAATGCCGATGAGCGCTATGCCCGCAACCGGCTGCGGCTGGCGGTCTGGCCGGCGCTAGGCAATGCTTTCCCACAAGCCGAGGCAGCCCTGGCCCAGTCGGCAGCCTGGGCGCAGCAGGCTCTGGACCTGCAGCGAGAAATGGCCGCACTGGACCTGGCTGGCCTGCTTGATGATGCGGGCCTGGACTGGGCCGGCCTGCGTCAGCTTTCTGAGGCTCGCGCCAGCAATGCCCTGCGCGCCTGGCTGCAGGCCGAGCTGGGCGAAGCGGCGCCTGCCAGTCTGGTGAAGCGATTGCTGATCGAGGCGCGGGAAGAGGGCGCCTGGCCTTGCAGTGACGGCATGCTCCGCCTCTATCGCGGCCGCCTGAGTTTCGAGCTCATGGCGGAGCCGCCGACCGAGGCCCGGCCGGTGATCCAGCTTGACCTCAGCCGGCCCGGCCTCTATCCGCAGCCCGGCTGGCAAGGTAGCTGGCAGGTCGCCCCGAGCGCGACCGAAGGGGCTTCGGAAGATGTCTTGCGATGCTTGAACATGCGCGAACGCAGCGGCGGCGAGCAGTTCCAGCGCGGCCCCAAGGGCCTGCCGCGCAGCCTCAAGAAATGCTTCCAGACCGAGGGCGTGCCGGCCTGGCGACGCCAGGGGCCGCTGCTGTTTTCAGGGGAGCAGCTACTGTTCGTGCCCGGCCTCGGCATCGATGGCCGAAGCCTCGCCAGCGGTACGGCTCCAAGGCTGCAGCTGCACTGGATTCCTGATGTGGCGCCGTAA
- a CDS encoding acetyl-CoA carboxylase carboxyltransferase subunit alpha, which yields MSKRHFLEFEQPIAELESKIEELRYVQSESAVDISEEIDRLSKKSQQLTKDIYGSVAPWQTYQVARHPQRPQTLDYCNEVFTEFQELHGDRHFADDAAIVGGLARFNGQPCMVVGHQRGSDAKERTLRNFGMPRPEGYRKALRLMKLAEKFGLPVFTFIDTMGAYPGIGAEERGQSEAIGKNIFEMAQLEVPIIATVIGEGGSGGALAIGVADQVLMLQFAAYSVISPEGCASILWKSSARAAEAAEALGITAHRLKALGLIDKIVNEPVGGAHRDPKQAAASLKRALGDALRQVSDLKPAELLERRYERLQAYGRFSDTKNR from the coding sequence ATGAGCAAACGACATTTCCTCGAGTTCGAGCAGCCGATCGCCGAACTTGAAAGCAAGATCGAAGAACTTCGCTACGTGCAGAGCGAATCCGCCGTCGACATCTCGGAAGAGATCGACCGGCTGAGCAAGAAGAGCCAGCAGCTGACCAAGGACATCTACGGCAGCGTGGCGCCCTGGCAGACCTACCAGGTGGCCCGCCACCCGCAGCGTCCGCAGACGCTGGACTACTGCAACGAGGTCTTCACCGAGTTCCAGGAACTGCACGGCGACCGCCATTTCGCCGATGACGCCGCCATCGTCGGCGGCCTGGCCCGCTTCAACGGCCAGCCCTGCATGGTGGTCGGCCACCAGCGCGGCAGCGACGCCAAGGAGCGCACGCTGCGCAACTTCGGCATGCCGCGCCCTGAGGGCTATCGCAAGGCCCTGCGCCTGATGAAGCTGGCCGAGAAGTTCGGCCTGCCGGTGTTCACCTTCATCGACACCATGGGTGCCTATCCCGGCATCGGTGCCGAGGAGCGCGGCCAGTCCGAAGCCATCGGCAAAAACATCTTCGAGATGGCCCAGCTGGAAGTGCCCATCATCGCCACCGTGATCGGCGAAGGCGGCTCCGGCGGCGCGCTGGCCATTGGCGTGGCCGACCAGGTGCTGATGCTGCAGTTCGCTGCCTATTCGGTGATCTCGCCGGAAGGTTGTGCCTCCATCCTCTGGAAGTCGTCGGCCCGCGCGGCCGAAGCGGCCGAGGCCCTGGGCATCACCGCCCACCGCCTGAAGGCCCTGGGCCTGATCGACAAGATCGTCAACGAGCCGGTCGGTGGCGCCCACCGCGATCCCAAGCAGGCGGCCGCCAGCCTCAAGCGCGCCTTGGGCGACGCGCTGCGCCAGGTCAGTGACCTGAAGCCGGCCGAGCTGCTGGAGCGCCGCTACGAGCGCCTGCAGGCCTATGGCCGTTTCAGCGACACCAAGAACCGCTGA
- a CDS encoding DNA-3-methyladenine glycosylase 2 family protein: MARASAGVTPDYWDEACRHLVKRDRVMKKLIPQFGEARLQSKGDAFTTLARSVVGQQISVKAAQAVWDRFAALTSGPSTKIQPVSVLGLSVEQLRGVGLSARKVEYLTDLAQSFEAGKVHVRQWQQMDDEAIIDELVAIRGIGRWTAEMFLIFHLMRPNVMPLDDLGLLKGISENYFSGEPVSRAEAREVGDAWAPYRSVATWYIWRSLDPLPVDY; this comes from the coding sequence ATGGCGCGCGCATCGGCGGGGGTGACCCCGGACTATTGGGACGAGGCCTGCCGCCACCTGGTCAAGCGCGACCGGGTGATGAAGAAGCTGATTCCGCAGTTCGGCGAGGCCCGGCTGCAGAGCAAGGGCGATGCGTTCACCACGCTGGCCCGCTCGGTGGTCGGCCAGCAGATCTCGGTCAAGGCCGCCCAGGCGGTCTGGGACCGTTTTGCGGCCCTGACCAGCGGCCCTTCGACCAAGATCCAGCCGGTCAGCGTCCTGGGCCTGTCGGTCGAGCAGTTGCGCGGCGTCGGCCTGTCGGCCCGCAAGGTCGAATACCTGACCGACCTGGCGCAGAGCTTCGAGGCCGGCAAGGTTCATGTGCGCCAATGGCAGCAGATGGACGACGAAGCCATCATTGACGAGCTGGTTGCGATCCGGGGCATAGGCCGCTGGACGGCCGAGATGTTCCTGATCTTCCACCTGATGCGGCCCAATGTGATGCCGCTGGACGACCTGGGTCTGCTCAAGGGCATCAGCGAAAACTACTTCTCCGGCGAGCCGGTTTCGCGGGCTGAAGCGCGCGAGGTGGGGGACGCCTGGGCACCCTACCGCTCGGTCGCCACATGGTACATTTGGCGCAGCCTCGACCCCCTGCCTGTTGACTACTGA
- the cysS gene encoding cysteine--tRNA ligase — translation MSLRIYNTLTRAVEPFAPIEPGHARMYVCGMTIYDLCHVGHARMMMAFDVVQRWLKASGYKVTYVRNITDIDDKIIKRAVERGMSIRALTDEMIAAMHRDIGALGVERATHEPRATEYVPQMLSMIGTLEGKGLAYRASNGDVNYAVRKFEGYGKLSGKSLDDLRAGERIAVDEGKLDPLDFVLWKAAKATEPEDAKYASDFGAGRPGWHIECSAMSCALLGERFDIHGGGMDLQFPHHENEIAQSEGALGHPFVNTWMHNGFLNVDNEKMSKSLGNFFTIQDVLKKFDGETLRYFMLRTHYRSPFNFSDAHLDDARSALRRLYTALDGVGEVEAGEVDWSHPQAAAFKAAMDDDFNTPGAIAQLFELATELNRSRSLGDARLMKALGATLGILQQAPKAYLQGGAGLDEAAIQAQIEARAAAKAAKDFAEADRIRKELAAQGIELKDTPQGTTWVKA, via the coding sequence ATGTCCCTGCGCATCTACAACACCCTGACCCGCGCGGTCGAGCCCTTTGCCCCCATCGAGCCTGGCCATGCCCGCATGTATGTCTGCGGCATGACCATCTACGACCTCTGTCACGTGGGCCATGCCCGCATGATGATGGCCTTCGATGTGGTGCAGCGCTGGCTCAAGGCCTCGGGCTACAAGGTCACCTATGTGCGCAACATCACCGACATCGACGACAAGATCATCAAGCGCGCCGTCGAGCGAGGCATGTCCATACGCGCGCTGACCGACGAGATGATTGCCGCCATGCACCGCGACATCGGCGCCCTTGGCGTCGAGCGGGCCACGCATGAGCCGCGCGCCACCGAGTACGTGCCGCAGATGCTCAGCATGATCGGCACGCTGGAAGGCAAGGGCCTGGCCTACCGCGCCAGCAACGGCGACGTGAACTACGCAGTCCGCAAGTTCGAGGGATACGGCAAGCTGTCCGGCAAGTCGCTGGACGACCTGCGCGCCGGTGAACGCATTGCTGTCGATGAAGGCAAGCTCGACCCGCTGGACTTCGTGCTCTGGAAGGCGGCCAAGGCGACCGAACCCGAGGACGCCAAGTACGCCAGCGACTTCGGTGCCGGCCGTCCCGGCTGGCATATCGAATGCTCGGCCATGAGCTGCGCCCTGCTGGGCGAGCGCTTCGACATCCATGGCGGCGGCATGGACCTGCAGTTCCCGCACCACGAGAACGAGATCGCCCAGAGCGAGGGCGCCCTGGGCCACCCGTTCGTCAACACCTGGATGCACAACGGCTTCCTGAACGTGGACAACGAGAAGATGTCCAAGAGCCTGGGCAACTTCTTCACCATCCAGGACGTGCTGAAGAAGTTCGACGGCGAGACGCTGCGCTACTTCATGCTGCGCACCCACTACCGCAGCCCGTTCAACTTCAGCGACGCCCACCTGGACGATGCCCGTAGCGCGCTGCGCCGCCTCTACACGGCGCTGGACGGCGTGGGCGAGGTCGAGGCCGGCGAGGTCGATTGGAGCCATCCGCAGGCGGCGGCTTTCAAGGCGGCCATGGACGACGACTTCAACACGCCGGGCGCCATCGCCCAGCTGTTCGAGCTGGCCACCGAGCTGAACCGCAGCCGCTCGCTGGGCGACGCCCGTCTGATGAAGGCTCTCGGCGCGACGCTTGGCATCCTGCAGCAGGCGCCCAAGGCCTATCTGCAAGGTGGCGCCGGCCTCGACGAGGCGGCGATCCAGGCTCAGATCGAAGCCCGCGCCGCCGCCAAGGCCGCCAAGGACTTTGCCGAGGCCGACCGCATCCGCAAGGAACTGGCCGCCCAGGGCATCGAGCTCAAGGACACGCCGCAAGGCACGACCTGGGTGAAGGCCTGA
- a CDS encoding tetratricopeptide repeat protein — protein MSQSWRPARLIALLALALPLLVQAVAPLDEAQALWHAGKRDQAIAAVERLVSQSPNEAKPRFALAVMRMELGQMELAAKLFTTLTQDFPDLADPFNNLAVILAGRGDLDGARQALEQAVRLQPDHALAQENLGDVLLRLAARAYEQAAKLTSPNQAQAAMKLNRSRELIASNARNAAR, from the coding sequence ATGTCCCAATCCTGGCGCCCTGCCCGGCTGATCGCCCTGCTTGCCCTGGCCCTGCCCCTGCTCGTGCAGGCGGTGGCCCCGCTCGATGAAGCCCAGGCGCTCTGGCATGCCGGCAAGCGCGACCAGGCCATCGCCGCCGTCGAGCGCCTGGTCAGCCAGTCGCCCAACGAAGCCAAGCCCCGCTTCGCGCTGGCCGTGATGCGCATGGAACTGGGCCAGATGGAGTTGGCGGCCAAGCTGTTCACCACCCTGACCCAGGACTTCCCCGACCTGGCCGACCCGTTCAACAACCTGGCCGTGATCCTGGCCGGCCGCGGCGACCTGGACGGCGCCCGCCAGGCCCTGGAGCAGGCGGTCCGCCTGCAGCCCGACCATGCGCTGGCGCAGGAGAACCTGGGTGACGTGCTGCTGCGCCTGGCGGCCCGCGCGTACGAGCAGGCCGCCAAGCTGACCAGCCCGAACCAGGCCCAGGCGGCGATGAAGCTGAACCGTTCCCGTGAGCTGATTGCCAGCAACGCGCGCAACGCAGCCCGCTAG
- a CDS encoding peptidylprolyl isomerase, translating to MNLFAAKSLKSLAALSAGLLISSAALAQTIVKLATTAGDIRIELDAEKAPKSVANFIAYVKAGHYNGLIFHRVIENFMIQTGGYSADLKQRPTKAPIPLESRNGLNNVRGTIAMARSSDPNSATSQFFINTVDNPFLDAENARDGNGYAVFGRVIEGMEVVDQIRATPVAPKTESFPHMPVTTILINKATVESKK from the coding sequence ATGAACCTCTTCGCTGCCAAGAGCCTGAAGTCCCTCGCCGCCTTGTCCGCCGGTCTGCTGATCAGCAGCGCGGCCCTGGCCCAGACCATCGTCAAGCTGGCCACCACGGCCGGCGACATCCGCATCGAGCTGGATGCCGAGAAGGCGCCCAAGTCGGTGGCCAACTTCATCGCCTATGTGAAGGCCGGCCACTACAACGGCCTGATCTTTCATCGCGTGATCGAGAACTTCATGATCCAGACCGGCGGCTACAGCGCCGACCTGAAGCAGCGCCCGACCAAGGCGCCGATTCCGCTTGAGAGCCGCAACGGCCTGAACAATGTGCGCGGCACCATCGCCATGGCGCGTAGCAGCGACCCGAACTCGGCCACCTCGCAGTTCTTCATCAACACCGTCGACAACCCCTTCCTCGACGCCGAGAACGCCCGCGACGGCAACGGCTACGCCGTCTTCGGCCGCGTGATCGAGGGCATGGAAGTCGTCGACCAGATCCGCGCCACGCCGGTGGCGCCCAAGACCGAATCGTTCCCGCACATGCCGGTGACGACCATCCTGATCAACAAGGCCACCGTGGAGTCCAAGAAATGA
- a CDS encoding peptidylprolyl isomerase, which produces MSDTKTVELQTNKGVIRLELDAAKAPISVANFLSYVQKGHYDGTVFHRVIKGFMIQGGGMEAGMKQKATDAPIQNEANNGLTNDHYTVAMARTNAPHSASSQFFINTTNNGFLNFKSESPSGWGYAVFGKVIEGKDIVDAIEKVKTGRSGFHDDVPLEDVVIERAIEIA; this is translated from the coding sequence ATGAGCGATACCAAGACCGTCGAACTGCAGACCAACAAGGGCGTGATCCGCCTGGAGCTGGACGCCGCCAAGGCCCCGATCAGCGTGGCCAACTTCCTGTCCTATGTGCAGAAGGGCCACTACGACGGCACGGTGTTCCACCGCGTCATCAAGGGCTTCATGATCCAGGGCGGCGGCATGGAAGCCGGCATGAAGCAGAAGGCCACCGATGCGCCTATCCAGAACGAGGCGAACAACGGCCTGACCAACGACCACTACACGGTCGCCATGGCCCGTACCAACGCCCCGCACTCGGCCTCCAGCCAGTTCTTCATCAACACCACCAACAACGGCTTCCTGAACTTCAAGTCCGAGTCGCCCTCGGGCTGGGGCTATGCCGTGTTCGGCAAGGTCATCGAAGGCAAGGACATCGTCGACGCCATTGAAAAGGTCAAGACCGGCCGCAGCGGCTTTCATGACGATGTGCCGCTGGAAGATGTGGTGATCGAGCGCGCGATTGAAATCGCCTGA
- a CDS encoding UDP-2,3-diacylglucosamine diphosphatase has product MKSPEIPTPTALIAPPEWSAIDLLSDLHLSPELPHTVARLRQHLAETPASAVLLLGDIVEVWLGDDARHEGFEAEIAALLREAAAQRPLYYMIGNRDFLVGTEMLADCGMQALPDPTLLQAFGQRVLLTHGDALCLADADYQRFRAMVRNPEWQRQTLARPLAERQALARQLRGASQQKQAMQETWSDLDAEACVEWLNAADCKTLINGHTHRPMVHELGEGRQRWVLSDWDFDGEQPRGDVLRLTAAGLQRIQLAA; this is encoded by the coding sequence TTGAAATCGCCTGAGATCCCGACGCCGACGGCCCTGATCGCGCCGCCTGAATGGAGCGCGATCGACCTGCTGTCGGACCTGCACCTGTCGCCCGAGCTGCCGCACACCGTCGCGCGCTTGCGCCAGCATCTGGCCGAGACGCCGGCTTCGGCCGTGCTGCTGCTGGGCGACATCGTCGAAGTCTGGCTGGGCGACGATGCCCGGCACGAAGGCTTCGAGGCCGAAATCGCTGCCCTGCTGCGTGAAGCAGCGGCCCAGCGTCCGCTGTACTACATGATCGGCAACCGCGACTTCCTGGTCGGCACCGAGATGCTTGCCGACTGCGGCATGCAGGCCCTGCCCGATCCGACGCTGTTGCAGGCATTCGGACAGCGCGTGCTGCTGACCCATGGCGATGCCCTGTGCCTCGCCGACGCCGACTACCAGCGCTTCCGCGCCATGGTCCGCAACCCCGAGTGGCAGCGCCAGACCCTGGCCCGCCCGCTGGCCGAGCGCCAGGCGCTCGCGCGCCAATTGCGCGGCGCCAGCCAGCAAAAGCAGGCGATGCAGGAGACCTGGTCCGACCTGGATGCCGAGGCCTGCGTCGAGTGGCTGAACGCCGCCGATTGCAAGACCCTGATCAATGGCCACACCCACAGGCCCATGGTCCACGAGCTCGGCGAGGGCCGCCAGCGCTGGGTGCTGTCCGACTGGGACTTCGACGGCGAACAGCCGCGCGGCGACGTGCTGCGCCTGACGGCCGCCGGCCTGCAGCGCATCCAGCTCGCCGCTTGA
- a CDS encoding M90 family metallopeptidase → MFGRLLQAWRERREAELLRRHAIPEQLWQLTLLRYPFLADRSADDLAELRRLSSLFLASKEFHGAGGFEVTDEVALAIAAQACLPVLKLGLSWYGGFVGIVVHREEVLAPREVMDEDGVVHRYEEVLAGEAMEGGPLMLAWSEADAPSSEPDAIYNVVIHEFAHVIDMRDGWADGVPPLASLAEREAWLDVIEAEWDEFCQRVEGGEMTLIDPYGVEALEEFFAVAVEAFFVAPLEMKKEQPRLYGLLSGFFRQD, encoded by the coding sequence ATGTTCGGCCGCCTGCTCCAGGCCTGGCGCGAGCGCCGCGAAGCCGAGCTGCTGCGCCGCCATGCCATCCCCGAACAGCTGTGGCAGCTGACGCTGCTGCGCTACCCCTTCCTCGCCGACCGCAGCGCCGATGACCTGGCGGAGCTGCGCCGGCTGAGCTCGCTCTTCCTCGCCAGCAAGGAGTTCCACGGCGCCGGCGGCTTCGAGGTCACCGACGAGGTGGCCCTGGCCATAGCCGCCCAGGCCTGCCTGCCGGTCTTGAAGCTGGGCCTGTCCTGGTACGGGGGCTTCGTGGGCATCGTCGTTCACCGCGAGGAGGTGCTGGCGCCTCGCGAGGTGATGGACGAAGACGGCGTGGTCCACCGCTACGAGGAAGTGCTGGCCGGCGAGGCCATGGAAGGCGGGCCCTTGATGCTGGCCTGGAGCGAGGCCGACGCGCCGAGCAGCGAGCCGGACGCGATCTACAACGTGGTGATCCACGAGTTCGCCCATGTGATCGACATGCGCGATGGCTGGGCCGACGGCGTGCCGCCGCTGGCCAGCCTGGCCGAGCGCGAGGCCTGGCTGGATGTCATCGAAGCCGAATGGGACGAGTTCTGCCAGCGCGTCGAAGGGGGCGAGATGACGCTGATCGACCCTTATGGAGTCGAGGCGCTGGAAGAATTCTTCGCCGTCGCCGTCGAGGCCTTCTTCGTAGCGCCACTGGAGATGAAAAAAGAGCAGCCGCGCTTGTACGGGCTGCTCTCGGGCTTCTTCAGGCAGGACTGA